TAAGGAGGTCATAGTGCTGGGAGGTACCATTGATGATAAAGAAACCCTGGAACTCTTCGATATCGCCCACGGTTGTATCCAGGAAGACGCCCATTCCCTGAACCTCGTGATCCCCTTCTTTGGCTACTCCACTATGGAAAGAGCCGTAAAATCCGGGGAAATCGTAAAGGCCAAAACCCGGGCTTTACTTTTTTCTGCCCTGCCCGCTACGAATAGTGGTAACAAAGTGTTGCTCATGGATCTCCATGTAGACGGTATCACTTACTACTTTGAGAGTGGGGTAAGACCCGTACACCTATATGGCAAAGACCTGGTCAAAGAAGCAGCGATGGAATTAGGAGGAGGTGAACCATTTGTACTCGCCAGTACCGATGCAGGGAGAGCAAAGTGGGTAGAATCACTCGCAAATGATCTGCATGTAGAAGCTGCATTCGTATTTAAAAAACGTCTCTCTGGCGACACCACACAAATTACTGCGATCAGTGCTGAAGTAGAAAATAAAAATGTGATCATTTATGACGATATGATTCGCACGGGTGGCTCACTCATACATGCAGCACAATCTTACCTTGATGCAGGTGCAAAATCCATTTCAGTAATTACAACCCATGGGATCTTTGCCGGTGGAGGATTTGATAAAATTAAGAAAAGCGGTATCATTAAGAAAGTAATTTGTGCGGATACACACCCCAATGCACTGAGCATAAAAGATGATATGCTCACCGTAAAATCAGTAGATAAGATTATTGTAGACTACTTCCAACAACACGGGTAATCACATCCATGTGAGTATTACTGCACGATTCCTACACCTTCCGTTGGCAAGGTGTTTGATATACAGCGTCCTAGAAAAAGATGAGCTGTAGAGTAGTGCTGCGCAACAAACACAGAGACCATAAAAGAATTTTGATTTGTTTGAAGGGGTGCTTCACTGCAGGTGAGGGGCATGGAATTACTATATGCGGATGTTGCATTCTCACACCTATAGACCAACACTGTAAAAGCTACTTGTTATGGCATTTTACAGGCATTCCTAAGAAATAATCCTGAGCTGGTTCATTGTACCGGCGCTTTCGATTGTATTATAATTGAGTAAAAGAATCAGGTATTGTAGACAGGATAACGGAAACCTGTTTTGAAAAAATTTTAAACCAAATCTTCCAATATAACAATGAGAAGCCATGTACTTACCTGGTTATGGCTGTGCTTTGCTTTCTACTGTAGTTTAGGACCCAATAAAGCGAGCGCAAACGTTAACCGGCCATTCCTGACGCAATCTGCAGTAAAAGCAGTTCAGCAACAAAAAAATACTACTGTGAAGCCTTCCGCTTCGCCTGTAGTGATCACACCTTCTGCCAGTAAACCGGCCACAGATAAGAGTACGCCAGCAACGGCCACTCCTGTGACCATCACGCCAAACAATAATAATCAGCCTAAAGCGGATACGAATAAACCCGCCGCTGCTGTGATTACACCGAATAATCAGGCGAGTGACAGTACCAAAACGGATACCACCAAACCCGCTGCTGCCGTGATTACACCGAACAATCAGGCGAGTGACAGTACCAAAACGGATACTACCAAACCCGCCGCTGCTGTGATTACACCGAATAATCAGGCGAGTGACAGTACCCGTAAGGATACCACCAAACCCGCTACTGCAGCCAGTGATAGCACAAAGGCAAAACCTGCTGACACCTCTGCACTCATCCTTCCTTCAGATAGTAATACACTGAAAAAAGAGATCGGTCAGTTTACATTAAGTGGTGTGGTAAAACAGCCGGGAGGCCAACCTATCCCGGGTGCACAGGTTGTAAACCTGTCCACAAAACAAGGTGTCGCTGCCAATGTAGATGGTACTTTTTCTATCAAGGCTTCTCTGAAAGATACCATCAAAATATCAGCTCCTACATTTGGCGATCAGTCAATACCCCTTACCAACAAGGATTCACTGCCAGTGACACTCACAACAGCCTCTACCGGTAAGAAACAATTGCAGGAAGTAGTTGTCACCGCACTCGGTATTCAACGTAATACAAGAGCAGTTGGTTATGAAATCGAAAATGTAGGCGGTAGCGCCGTGCAGGAAGCAAAAGAAGTGAACTTCGTCAATGCACTGCAAGGTAAAGTACCAGGCCTGCAAATCTCCTCAAATACAGGCTCCATGGGTGGTTCCAACAAGATCACAATTCGTGGTGTGAAGTCTATATTAGGTGATAACAACGCCTTCATCGTAGTAGATGGAACACCATTCGTCAATAGCAACAGCAACCAGGCAGGACAGCTGAATGGTGGTGGTGGTTATGACTACGGTTCCTCCCTGCAAGACATCAACCCGGATGATATCGACAACATCTCTGTGTTGAAAGGTGCCGCCGCTACTGCATTGTATGGCAGTCGTGGTGCAAATGGTGTGATGCTCATCACCACCAAAAAACGTCCTGATACAGGAGGTGGTATTGGTGTAACATATAGCCTCAATGCACAGGCAGATCAGGTATCTATACTACCTCATTACCAGAATCAGTATGGTGGTGGAAGTGGTGGAAAGTTTGAAAAACTTTACTACAACGAACATCCTGATGCCTTCACAAGTGAGGCTAGTGCTACATATGACGATGGTGATGGTTTAGGAAGATATGACCTGATGCCGATCTACAAAGCAGATGAATCATGGGGTCCCAAACTGGAAGGACAGCTCGTACGCCCATACTATTCCTTCGATAAGGATAAAGGTAATCCTTACTTCGGTCAGACTACTCCATGGGTAGCACAGCCTAATAATGTGAAGGATTTCTACAGAACGGGGTATACCATCACCAACAATATTGCTATGGCCGGCAATAACGACAAAGGTTATTTCCGCCTATCTTATGGCAATATGAACCAGGTATTCGTACTGCCAAATGCAAGTATGAACAGGAACAACGTATCGTTCAATGGTGGATATGAAATTGCCAAAGGACTGAAAGCTGTAGCATCTGTAAATTACACTGCATTCGCTGCGAAAGGCAGACCGGGTACAGGTTTCACAGGCCCTAACCCAACCCTGCAATTCACCATGTATGGACAGCGTCAGCTGAACCTGGATATGGAAAAGAGATATAAATATGAAGATGGTTCACAGATCACCTGGAACCGTACATCATGGGATAATCCTGCTCCTGCTTCCAGCAATGGTCCATACTGGAACCGCTATATGGATTATGAAACTGATAGCCGTAACCGCATCTTTGGTAATGTAGGGCTCGATTACGAAGCGAACAAATGGTTAACTATCAGTGGCCGTGTGTTTATGGACAGCTACAATGCATTGCAGGAAGAACGTACTGCGAAGGATTATTTCATAGGAGGCTATATCAAACGGTTACCAACTGCTAGAGAAATGAACTATCAGTTAATTGCGAATATGAAGTTCGACCTCGGTAAAGATTTCAAGTTGAACGGCCTGGTAGGTGGCAATATCATGCATTCCAAATGGACAATGACTGGTGGTGCTACCAATGGTGGTTTGATTCTGCCATTGGTGTACAACCTGAACAATTCTGTAACGACTGCGACACCGTACGATGAATATTATGAGAAACAAATCAACTCAGGATTCGCTTCCGCATCATTCTCTTACAAGAACTTCCTCTTCTTAGATCTGACAGG
This Chitinophaga sancti DNA region includes the following protein-coding sequences:
- a CDS encoding SusC/RagA family TonB-linked outer membrane protein, producing MRSHVLTWLWLCFAFYCSLGPNKASANVNRPFLTQSAVKAVQQQKNTTVKPSASPVVITPSASKPATDKSTPATATPVTITPNNNNQPKADTNKPAAAVITPNNQASDSTKTDTTKPAAAVITPNNQASDSTKTDTTKPAAAVITPNNQASDSTRKDTTKPATAASDSTKAKPADTSALILPSDSNTLKKEIGQFTLSGVVKQPGGQPIPGAQVVNLSTKQGVAANVDGTFSIKASLKDTIKISAPTFGDQSIPLTNKDSLPVTLTTASTGKKQLQEVVVTALGIQRNTRAVGYEIENVGGSAVQEAKEVNFVNALQGKVPGLQISSNTGSMGGSNKITIRGVKSILGDNNAFIVVDGTPFVNSNSNQAGQLNGGGGYDYGSSLQDINPDDIDNISVLKGAAATALYGSRGANGVMLITTKKRPDTGGGIGVTYSLNAQADQVSILPHYQNQYGGGSGGKFEKLYYNEHPDAFTSEASATYDDGDGLGRYDLMPIYKADESWGPKLEGQLVRPYYSFDKDKGNPYFGQTTPWVAQPNNVKDFYRTGYTITNNIAMAGNNDKGYFRLSYGNMNQVFVLPNASMNRNNVSFNGGYEIAKGLKAVASVNYTAFAAKGRPGTGFTGPNPTLQFTMYGQRQLNLDMEKRYKYEDGSQITWNRTSWDNPAPASSNGPYWNRYMDYETDSRNRIFGNVGLDYEANKWLTISGRVFMDSYNALQEERTAKDYFIGGYIKRLPTAREMNYQLIANMKFDLGKDFKLNGLVGGNIMHSKWTMTGGATNGGLILPLVYNLNNSVTTATPYDEYYEKQINSGFASASFSYKNFLFLDLTGRADWSSALLNENNPYVYPSASASFVFSDLLKSWKWLSFGKLRASASAVGSDTGPYNIRDTYQFIAGFGSHPITQATTTKYNMNLKPERTQEYETGIALKFLDERVGVDFTYYQRTTKDQIMPLTVSPATGYTTTYANGGSVQNKGIEASLSLNPIRLKNGFRWDIVANIARNRNKVLNMDIAQYGTSLTQLTIGTDRRTARVSVVGLVGQPLGTLMGTDYVYNDKGQRIVGDDGNYLISDIKPIGYAYPDYTGGINNTFSYKGIYLSALIDFQHGGNFFSYTNMYGKISGLLDVTAANNVRETGIIAEGVKADGTPNDVVLDANKYFVNNENKTLSKANLYDASYVYLREVKLGYNIPESWYKRFHAQSARLSLYGRNLWLMHSNAPNVDPSNILNSNSNIVGIEGGALPSIRSFGVNLNVSF
- the prs gene encoding ribose-phosphate diphosphokinase; protein product: MPQKIIFATQRYQYLKDRILALVPHWEEGKLEIRDFPDGEHYHRIRSQVHDKEVIVLGGTIDDKETLELFDIAHGCIQEDAHSLNLVIPFFGYSTMERAVKSGEIVKAKTRALLFSALPATNSGNKVLLMDLHVDGITYYFESGVRPVHLYGKDLVKEAAMELGGGEPFVLASTDAGRAKWVESLANDLHVEAAFVFKKRLSGDTTQITAISAEVENKNVIIYDDMIRTGGSLIHAAQSYLDAGAKSISVITTHGIFAGGGFDKIKKSGIIKKVICADTHPNALSIKDDMLTVKSVDKIIVDYFQQHG